A region of Pseudoalteromonas aliena SW19 DNA encodes the following proteins:
- a CDS encoding DUF1302 domain-containing protein produces MIRRSLFVRNKIALSIAAASLGLSAASTQAVTFEAGGFDITFDSTFSYGQSVRVENRNFDLIGKSNNPAFNWTGYNPAINTVYSSQDVWAQPGSYSNNGDAGGLNFDSGDSFSKLLKGTHDLSISKDNYGLFTRFMYFYDFALMDSDHAYVNPTSGQGVDPCDDKDTKEQSCADIRLLDAYVWANFDFNDGNNPLSIRIGQQVVNWGESTLISHGININPVDIARLKAPGAELKEAFIPVGMLWASLGITENITLEGFYQYQWHETRLPAAGTYFSTNDFAAENGYQQNVQLGFTSNPDIDLAFLTSSLNNLTTNFAQVAAARGIDPSSTEGQELLSNMYLAHPTKVALKGKGDEGKSEPDDGGQYGLRLGMFLPDFYDTEIALYHVNYHSSRPLISGRVSNFTQASIAQDLAMLSTTEITPDNISDLRAFSKATNEYPEDIKLYGLSFNTSLGETAFAGEFTFREDEPLQIDDVELLYAAMPEQLAVAGLRPEFAGISQLSIGDAISAVGPGELAKGYIERNTSQLQFTATHLFGPSLGADSWAVVGEIGGVRVNNMPSYDETRLNISGTGRSGRISGPNASDYSTLQMGLSNGAEQKSFATASSWGYRLIAKGDYYNIYNGINFSPRFVFSHDVNGSTPDPMFLFLEDRKSLGATMSFNYQNAWSLDVSYNSFWGGGDINTFSDRDYVSFNLKYSI; encoded by the coding sequence TTACGGGCAAAGTGTCCGTGTAGAAAATAGAAACTTTGACCTAATAGGTAAAAGTAATAATCCAGCGTTTAATTGGACGGGTTATAATCCTGCAATAAACACTGTCTATTCATCGCAAGATGTGTGGGCACAACCAGGCTCTTATTCAAATAATGGTGACGCCGGTGGGTTAAACTTCGACAGTGGTGATTCATTTTCAAAACTGTTAAAAGGCACACACGACCTATCAATTAGCAAAGATAACTACGGTTTGTTTACCCGCTTTATGTACTTTTATGACTTTGCGTTAATGGATAGCGATCATGCTTACGTTAATCCAACATCAGGTCAAGGCGTTGATCCGTGTGATGATAAAGATACTAAAGAACAAAGCTGTGCAGATATTCGCTTATTAGATGCGTATGTGTGGGCTAATTTTGATTTTAATGATGGTAATAATCCTTTATCAATCCGCATTGGTCAACAAGTTGTTAACTGGGGGGAAAGCACACTTATTTCTCACGGTATCAATATAAACCCAGTTGATATTGCGCGTTTAAAAGCGCCAGGTGCAGAGCTCAAAGAAGCTTTTATTCCTGTTGGCATGCTATGGGCTTCACTTGGTATTACTGAAAATATAACTCTTGAAGGTTTTTATCAGTACCAGTGGCATGAAACACGTTTACCAGCAGCGGGAACTTATTTTTCAACGAATGACTTTGCGGCTGAAAACGGCTATCAACAAAACGTTCAATTAGGTTTTACATCGAACCCTGACATCGATTTAGCATTTTTAACAAGCAGCTTAAATAATTTAACGACTAATTTTGCTCAAGTCGCTGCAGCTCGCGGTATTGACCCCTCGAGCACTGAAGGCCAAGAATTGCTTTCAAATATGTACCTTGCCCATCCAACTAAAGTTGCGTTAAAGGGTAAAGGTGATGAGGGTAAATCAGAGCCTGACGATGGTGGCCAGTATGGTTTGCGCTTAGGTATGTTTTTACCTGACTTTTATGACACCGAAATTGCGTTATACCATGTCAATTACCATAGCAGCCGCCCACTCATTTCTGGTCGAGTCTCAAACTTTACGCAAGCCTCTATAGCACAAGACTTAGCGATGCTCTCTACTACAGAAATCACACCTGATAATATATCAGATTTAAGAGCGTTTTCTAAAGCGACCAACGAATACCCTGAAGATATTAAACTCTATGGTTTGAGTTTTAATACGTCACTGGGTGAGACTGCCTTTGCAGGTGAGTTTACTTTTCGCGAAGATGAGCCACTGCAAATAGATGATGTTGAACTGCTTTATGCAGCTATGCCAGAGCAACTTGCTGTTGCTGGGCTTCGTCCTGAATTTGCTGGTATTTCACAGTTAAGTATTGGCGATGCGATTAGTGCTGTAGGACCTGGAGAACTAGCTAAAGGTTACATTGAGCGAAATACATCGCAACTACAGTTTACTGCTACTCATTTATTTGGTCCTTCATTAGGTGCTGATAGTTGGGCTGTGGTAGGTGAGATTGGTGGTGTGCGTGTTAATAACATGCCCTCATATGACGAGACGCGTTTAAATATTTCAGGTACTGGACGAAGTGGTCGAATTTCAGGCCCTAATGCAAGTGATTACTCAACGTTGCAAATGGGATTGTCTAATGGTGCTGAACAAAAATCATTTGCGACTGCATCCTCTTGGGGTTACCGGCTGATTGCTAAAGGTGATTATTATAATATTTATAATGGTATTAATTTCTCACCACGCTTTGTTTTCTCTCACGATGTAAATGGTAGTACACCTGATCCTATGTTCTTGTTCCTTGAAGACCGTAAATCATTAGGTGCCACTATGAGCTTTAACTATCAAAATGCGTGGTCACTTGATGTGAGCTATAACTCTTTTTGGGGCGGCGGTGATATAAATACTTTTTCAGACCGCGACTACGTTTCTTTCAATTTAAAATATTCAATCTAG
- a CDS encoding DUF1329 domain-containing protein encodes MIKKPTLIATAFCSLFASNAALAKLTADEVAQLGQNLTPLGAEKAGNADGSIPAWNNGITTAPAGYEPGMHHLDPFATDKVLFTIDKSNIDKYKANLSPGQIALFETYPDTFKMPIYETRRSASFPQFVYDATKQFATTAELVEEGNGIKSTAIGTPFPIPKTGLEAIWNHLLRYRGQSIERFGGQAAPTASGSYNYVGFDEQLLVKYSDPSATPAQLKDSNILFKFKQKVTEPARLAGTALLVHETMDQILTPRQAWTYNSGQRRVRRAPNVAYDAPGTAADSLRTTDDFDMFNGSPNRYNWTLKGKKELYIPYNSYKLHSDQLKYDDILMPGHINPAHTRYEKHRVWVVEANLKDDTRHIYKKRVFYIDEDSWQVQVTDIYDNRDQLYRVAMAYGLNYYEVPTQWSTLEVYHDLNSRRYLAIGLDNQEKMYDFSQSFNDNEFTSSALRRAGK; translated from the coding sequence ATGATAAAAAAACCTACCCTCATCGCAACCGCTTTTTGTAGTTTGTTTGCAAGCAATGCAGCACTAGCAAAACTCACTGCTGATGAAGTTGCACAATTAGGCCAAAACTTAACACCACTTGGTGCAGAGAAGGCGGGCAATGCTGATGGATCTATTCCTGCTTGGAATAATGGCATAACGACTGCTCCGGCAGGTTATGAGCCTGGTATGCATCACCTTGACCCCTTTGCAACAGATAAAGTGCTTTTCACTATTGATAAAAGTAATATCGATAAATACAAAGCGAACTTAAGCCCTGGGCAAATTGCATTATTTGAAACGTATCCTGATACATTCAAAATGCCAATTTACGAAACACGCCGTTCAGCGTCTTTCCCTCAGTTTGTTTATGATGCAACAAAACAGTTTGCAACAACGGCTGAGTTAGTTGAAGAAGGTAATGGCATTAAAAGTACTGCAATTGGGACGCCATTTCCTATTCCAAAAACGGGTTTAGAAGCAATTTGGAACCACTTATTGCGTTACCGAGGTCAGTCTATCGAACGTTTTGGTGGTCAAGCGGCTCCTACAGCATCGGGTTCTTACAACTATGTTGGTTTTGATGAACAGCTATTAGTTAAATATTCAGATCCAAGTGCAACGCCTGCTCAGTTAAAAGATTCAAATATTTTGTTTAAATTTAAACAAAAAGTAACCGAGCCTGCGCGTTTAGCCGGTACTGCATTACTTGTTCATGAAACAATGGATCAAATATTAACACCAAGACAAGCGTGGACTTATAACTCAGGACAACGTCGTGTGCGTCGCGCGCCAAATGTTGCATATGATGCACCAGGTACAGCCGCTGATAGCTTACGTACGACTGATGATTTTGATATGTTCAATGGTTCGCCTAATCGTTATAACTGGACGTTGAAGGGTAAAAAAGAACTTTATATTCCATATAATAGTTATAAACTTCATAGCGATCAGCTTAAATACGATGACATTTTAATGCCTGGCCATATTAATCCTGCACATACGCGTTACGAAAAGCACCGTGTTTGGGTTGTTGAAGCTAACCTAAAAGACGACACTCGTCATATTTATAAAAAGCGTGTTTTTTATATTGATGAAGATAGCTGGCAAGTTCAGGTAACTGATATTTATGATAACCGTGATCAACTGTACCGTGTTGCAATGGCATATGGTCTTAATTACTACGAAGTGCCTACACAGTGGAGTACTTTAGAAGTTTATCATGATTTGAATTCACGTCGATACTTAGCAATTGGTTTAGATAATCAAGAGAAAATGTACGACTTTTCGCAATCGTTTAACGATAACGAATTTACTTCAAGTGCACTACGTCGCGCTGGTAAATAG